From a region of the Chitinophaga caseinilytica genome:
- a CDS encoding histidine phosphatase family protein, which yields MMRKMMAGAFLLALTAGCGPAKQKERATTPVAEDTTFLTGTFFLVRHAEKNPGADSTLTAAGERRAGKLYHLLKDSAIQRIYSTPFRRTMQTGDSLRIRLGIDTVIYPADSSGEGLLYEISRRGDWGKRILVIGHSNTLLPLMRSLNAKPDIDSIADKDYGNLFIIRKTRKDSRYIRKRY from the coding sequence ATGATGCGTAAAATGATGGCCGGTGCTTTCCTGTTGGCACTTACAGCGGGATGCGGGCCGGCGAAGCAAAAGGAGCGGGCCACCACGCCCGTGGCGGAAGATACCACGTTCCTGACGGGTACTTTCTTCCTCGTCCGCCACGCCGAGAAAAATCCCGGTGCAGACTCTACGCTCACCGCCGCCGGCGAGCGGCGGGCCGGAAAGCTGTACCACTTGCTGAAGGATTCCGCCATCCAGCGCATCTATTCCACCCCCTTCCGCCGTACCATGCAAACGGGCGACTCCCTCCGCATCCGCCTGGGGATCGATACGGTGATCTATCCAGCAGACAGCTCCGGGGAAGGGCTGCTGTACGAGATTTCCCGCCGGGGCGACTGGGGAAAGCGCATCCTCGTGATCGGCCACAGCAACACGCTGCTGCCGCTCATGCGCAGTCTCAACGCCAAACCCGACATCGACAGTATCGCCGATAAGGATTACGGCAATCTCTTCATCATCCGCAAAACACGGAAAGACAGCCGTTACATCCGCAAACGGTATTGA